In Bacteroidota bacterium, the following are encoded in one genomic region:
- a CDS encoding glucose 1-dehydrogenase, whose amino-acid sequence MLLQNKVAIVTGAGSGIGREVAYKYAAEGASVVVSDINEAGGNETVTAILDKGGKAAFFKADTSSAADNEALVNFTIKTFGALHIACNNAGIGGPSAPTGEYPLDGWQKVINVNLNGVFYGMRYQLPAMIKAGEGAIVNIASILGQVGFAGSSAYVAAKHAVVGLSKNAALEYSSQNIRVNAVGPGFIVTPLLENNLTEDVMNFLVGKHPIGRLGRSEEVAELVLWLSSPKASFVSGSYYAVDGGYLAQ is encoded by the coding sequence ATGCTCTTACAAAACAAAGTGGCTATAGTTACCGGAGCCGGTTCCGGAATTGGGCGTGAGGTAGCATATAAGTATGCAGCCGAAGGTGCCTCTGTTGTGGTATCAGATATTAACGAAGCCGGAGGTAACGAAACCGTTACTGCCATACTAGACAAAGGCGGCAAAGCAGCTTTTTTTAAGGCCGATACAAGCAGTGCAGCTGATAACGAAGCCTTAGTAAATTTCACCATTAAAACATTCGGGGCACTTCATATAGCTTGCAACAATGCGGGCATTGGCGGTCCATCAGCCCCCACCGGCGAGTATCCGCTTGACGGGTGGCAAAAAGTAATAAATGTAAATCTTAACGGCGTGTTTTACGGTATGCGCTACCAGCTCCCGGCTATGATAAAGGCAGGAGAGGGTGCTATTGTAAACATCGCTTCAATATTAGGGCAAGTAGGTTTTGCAGGCAGCAGCGCCTACGTAGCTGCCAAACACGCAGTGGTTGGTTTATCTAAAAATGCTGCTCTGGAGTATTCATCACAAAACATAAGGGTTAACGCAGTTGGCCCCGGTTTTATAGTTACCCCATTACTTGAGAATAATCTTACTGAAGATGTGATGAACTTTTTAGTAGGTAAACACCCTATAGGCAGGCTTGGCCGGTCTGAAGAGGTGGCAGAGCTTGTTCTATGGTTAAGCTCTCCCAAAGCATCGTTTGTTTCGGGATCTTATTATGCTGTAGACGGCGGTTATTTAGCACAGTAG
- a CDS encoding helix-turn-helix domain-containing protein, with translation MSGNEIRKVDISHFVAAENNGTLAGDEFFVTDDIYPYLRETPGRLEFYAIALCLEGQYTSTINLHEYTLTKNCFAVFKPHQIAHMLEIKDYKGVLIVFNRSFFSTLPDSRILETFDFFDDSAFPVVQFDEADANLLMEYFGLLRQRAAQTENVHRSEISRHILMALLYEINAIYRQKYAVLTKTLSRKEELARRFHDLLMQHFKEQRSVQFYADALSITPKYLSELLKEVEGKNASELIDDAVILEAKVMLKSTQNTVAQVAYGLHFSDAAAFNKFFKKQTAVSPSKYREA, from the coding sequence ATGAGCGGTAATGAAATAAGGAAAGTTGATATAAGCCATTTTGTGGCTGCTGAAAATAACGGCACCTTGGCGGGTGATGAGTTTTTTGTTACCGATGATATCTATCCTTATTTACGCGAAACCCCCGGCAGACTTGAGTTTTATGCTATTGCCCTGTGCCTCGAAGGGCAATATACCAGCACTATTAATCTTCACGAATATACCTTAACCAAAAACTGTTTTGCGGTGTTTAAGCCCCACCAAATTGCCCACATGTTGGAGATTAAGGATTACAAAGGGGTGCTGATAGTGTTTAACCGCAGTTTCTTTAGTACGCTACCCGATAGCCGTATTTTAGAAACGTTTGATTTTTTTGATGACAGTGCTTTTCCGGTGGTGCAGTTTGACGAGGCAGATGCCAACTTGCTGATGGAATATTTTGGTTTATTGCGTCAGCGGGCAGCCCAAACAGAGAATGTGCACCGCAGCGAAATAAGCCGCCATATACTTATGGCATTGCTGTACGAGATTAATGCCATATACCGCCAAAAGTATGCGGTGCTTACTAAAACATTGTCACGTAAAGAGGAGCTTGCAAGGCGTTTCCATGATTTATTGATGCAGCATTTTAAAGAGCAACGCAGTGTGCAGTTTTATGCGGATGCCTTATCCATTACGCCGAAATACCTTAGCGAACTGTTGAAAGAAGTAGAAGGGAAAAATGCCAGCGAACTGATTGATGACGCTGTGATACTGGAGGCTAAAGTGATGCTGAAAAGCACACAAAATACAGTTGCACAAGTGGCCTACGGTCTCCATTTTTCTGATGCGGCGGCATTTAACAAGTTTTTCAAAAAGCAGACGGCGGTTTCACCCTCTAAGTACAGAGAGGCGTAA
- a CDS encoding DNA replication/repair protein RecF, which produces MLLRRLQLLNFKNHEELVLDFDRINCITGPNGAGKTNILDAIYYLSLCKSYFNSSDSQSIRQQESFFLCAGNYELDGKPFSVQLGLKRNTRKSLKKDGIEYERLAQHVGTVPLIIITPFDIQLVYESSEERRRFTDTLLVQTDAAYLDALQQYNRLLDQRNRQLKLFAERNTFDALLLDTYNRQLAPYAELVYKKRIAFFEEFLPLFAQKYTLISGGAEKAGIEYESPMHEGNFLDLMEGNLRRDLALERTTAGPHKDDLKFTLDGEPVKRYASQGQTKSFVIALKLAQYDYLKNTTGKLPLLLLDDIFEKLDATRAAQLMQMVAGEGFGQLFITDTHPQRVRDVFEAMGISPNYFELSAPQTAQATY; this is translated from the coding sequence ATGTTACTGCGCCGCCTGCAACTGTTAAATTTTAAGAACCACGAAGAGTTGGTGCTTGATTTTGACCGTATTAATTGCATTACGGGGCCTAACGGCGCGGGCAAAACCAATATTTTGGATGCCATTTATTACCTGTCGCTTTGTAAAAGTTATTTTAACAGCAGCGATAGCCAGAGCATCCGCCAGCAGGAAAGTTTCTTTTTGTGTGCCGGAAATTATGAGCTGGATGGCAAGCCGTTTAGTGTGCAATTAGGGCTAAAACGCAATACCCGAAAAAGCTTAAAGAAAGACGGAATTGAGTATGAACGGCTGGCGCAACACGTGGGGACAGTTCCACTAATAATCATAACTCCGTTTGATATACAGTTGGTGTATGAAAGCAGCGAGGAACGGAGACGGTTTACGGACACCCTGTTGGTGCAAACCGATGCTGCGTATTTGGATGCTTTGCAACAGTATAACCGTTTGCTTGACCAACGAAACCGCCAATTAAAACTATTTGCCGAGCGCAATACGTTTGATGCGCTATTGCTGGACACTTATAATAGGCAATTGGCTCCTTATGCAGAGTTGGTGTACAAAAAGCGGATAGCGTTTTTTGAGGAGTTTTTGCCCTTGTTTGCCCAAAAATATACGCTAATTAGCGGCGGAGCCGAGAAAGCGGGCATTGAGTACGAAAGCCCTATGCACGAGGGTAATTTTTTAGATTTGATGGAAGGCAATCTGCGCCGCGATTTAGCGTTGGAGCGCACCACTGCCGGGCCGCACAAAGACGATTTGAAGTTTACGCTGGATGGTGAACCTGTGAAAAGGTATGCATCACAGGGGCAAACCAAATCGTTTGTAATTGCCCTGAAACTGGCGCAATACGATTATTTAAAAAACACTACGGGCAAACTGCCTTTGCTGTTGTTGGATGATATTTTTGAGAAACTTGATGCTACCCGCGCTGCACAATTGATGCAAATGGTAGCCGGCGAAGGGTTTGGACAATTGTTTATTACAGATACCCACCCGCAAAGGGTGCGAGATGTTTTTGAGGCAATGGGCATCAGCCCGAATTATTTTGAATTATCTGCACCACAAACGGCGCAAGCAACCTATTAA
- a CDS encoding DUF721 domain-containing protein produces MGTNEKPLKAVIESMLEAYQLKAKINEVRIINEWANAVGPMISQKTEKLYVRRGKLYVYLSSSVIKNELVFARTEIIKRLNDAVGEQVIEELVVK; encoded by the coding sequence ATGGGCACAAATGAAAAACCTTTGAAAGCTGTGATTGAAAGTATGCTTGAAGCTTACCAGCTTAAAGCAAAAATCAACGAGGTGCGTATAATAAACGAGTGGGCAAATGCTGTAGGCCCCATGATTTCACAAAAAACTGAAAAGTTGTATGTGAGAAGGGGAAAGCTGTATGTTTACCTTAGCTCATCGGTTATTAAAAACGAATTGGTATTTGCCCGTACCGAAATTATCAAACGGCTGAATGATGCGGTGGGCGAGCAAGTGATAGAGGAGCTTGTGGTAAAATAG
- a CDS encoding DUF2589 domain-containing protein — MPMASNEVITNQISDLQYLIAAPMVATVKADIYAAQAFVEFIEEYGFEEKLASKTSDLGGGDDANSHLGKLKMITFWYSYKQVAIVDGEETTIERMVSVTLPKLSLIPMPILQVSDAKYNFDIRITGVYDSTAVTDTDGDLMRAAVTGKKNKMVIPTVKATYTPLVSETNVNTLAPSLIANMRLTVNMRQADVPAGISNLLNVVTDSSNSTTKLIEPDPTPDPNNCKK; from the coding sequence ATGCCTATGGCCTCAAACGAAGTTATTACCAATCAGATATCCGACCTGCAATACCTTATTGCTGCGCCGATGGTTGCTACCGTTAAGGCAGACATATATGCTGCCCAAGCATTTGTTGAGTTTATTGAGGAGTACGGATTTGAAGAAAAACTGGCCAGCAAAACTTCCGATTTAGGCGGCGGTGACGATGCTAACTCGCATTTGGGAAAGCTAAAGATGATTACCTTTTGGTACTCGTACAAGCAAGTGGCAATTGTGGATGGCGAAGAAACAACCATCGAAAGGATGGTGTCTGTAACGCTTCCCAAGCTATCATTGATACCGATGCCCATTTTGCAGGTGAGCGATGCCAAATACAATTTTGATATCCGCATAACCGGCGTTTATGATTCAACGGCTGTGACAGATACGGATGGTGATTTGATGCGTGCTGCCGTAACAGGTAAAAAGAATAAAATGGTTATTCCTACTGTAAAGGCTACCTACACCCCGTTGGTTTCTGAAACCAACGTAAACACACTGGCGCCAAGCTTAATTGCCAATATGCGATTAACCGTTAATATGAGGCAGGCCGATGTGCCTGCCGGTATAAGTAATTTATTGAATGTTGTGACGGATAGCAGCAATAGCACAACAAAGTTGATTGAACCCGACCCAACCCCCGACCCAAACAATTGTAAAAAATAA
- a CDS encoding DUF2589 domain-containing protein, translating to MAIDTTPSTVATNALQAIPFSSLIGGPLQAAIQAQSQAAITTWEFINNVGLTGPEGDRKAISVVFQYQKGGQMVNLIVPLLAIVPIPYISIDAMTIDFTANISASSSSVVENTESTATSGEASAKARVGWGPFSVEANFKANYSSKKDSKATQESKYSVEYTMNIHVGASQSAMPAGLASVLNILNSSINEAPTNGVMEPSPFIVLLKNDTTSTADVTLQLKDSMGLVVPGVTVAPVTATTSFGTGGVITVNPANAVTSANGFAAFTLSVTTAATDLANGVTVLIPFTATDVPNPVTGGKDTVNSTFSVTISPA from the coding sequence ATGGCAATTGACACCACCCCATCAACGGTAGCCACCAATGCATTGCAGGCTATCCCTTTTTCCTCACTCATCGGCGGCCCTTTGCAGGCTGCTATTCAGGCACAATCACAAGCAGCTATCACTACTTGGGAATTTATTAACAACGTTGGTTTAACGGGTCCCGAAGGCGACCGTAAGGCCATCAGTGTTGTATTTCAGTACCAAAAGGGCGGCCAAATGGTTAACCTTATTGTGCCCTTGCTGGCTATTGTGCCCATTCCTTACATTTCGATTGATGCAATGACTATTGACTTTACGGCCAATATTTCGGCGTCTTCTTCGAGCGTAGTTGAAAATACCGAAAGTACTGCAACCAGCGGCGAAGCGAGTGCTAAAGCCAGAGTAGGCTGGGGGCCGTTTTCAGTAGAAGCTAATTTTAAAGCCAACTACTCAAGTAAAAAAGATTCAAAGGCTACGCAAGAATCAAAATATTCGGTTGAATACACCATGAACATTCACGTGGGTGCCAGCCAATCGGCCATGCCTGCGGGTTTAGCCTCAGTACTAAACATACTCAACTCAAGCATTAACGAAGCTCCTACCAACGGTGTAATGGAACCATCGCCGTTTATAGTACTGCTTAAAAACGACACCACGAGCACAGCCGATGTAACGTTGCAACTAAAAGACAGCATGGGCTTAGTAGTACCGGGCGTTACCGTAGCTCCTGTAACGGCAACAACTTCATTTGGCACGGGTGGTGTAATTACCGTTAATCCTGCAAATGCAGTAACCAGCGCCAATGGTTTTGCAGCCTTTACATTAAGCGTAACCACCGCTGCTACTGATTTGGCAAATGGCGTAACTGTATTAATACCGTTTACTGCTACTGATGTGCCCAACCCTGTAACAGGCGGCAAAGACACTGTAAACTCTACTTTCTCAGTTACAATATCGCCCGCATAA